GCCAGCCCGGAGGAGGCTCCCGTGGAGAAGACCGGTTCGCGCGAGGGGTACGGCTCTGCCGCAGCCTCCTCGGAGCCGCGTCCTGTGGAGGGCCGAGCCGGGGCCGGGGGTGGTCGTTCCGAGGGTGCCGCCCCGCGGGTCCCGCAGCAGGCGCGCTCCGAGAGCCGGGGCGGCGACAGCGGTCGCGGTGGCGATACACGGCAGCACGGGGCAGGCCGTGCCGCCGCGATCCCGGCGGCTCCCGTCCCGCCCGCCGGGCCCGTCCCGCTCGCCGCGCCACCCGTCGCGCACGCGGCTCGCGGCGAGCACACCCACAGTGAGACGCCGATCCCGCAGCCTCGGGTGGTGCGCGAGGGCGCCCGGGAGCCGCGTGGCGCGGGCGGGCTCCCACCCGCTCCCGCCCCCGGTCCCGCTCCGGCCTCCGTTCCCGGGCTCGCTTTCGCCGTCGCGGCTCCCCGGCCTGTGATCCAGCGGGTCTCCGTCCGCGGACAGGTCCTCGACGCGCTGCGCTCGGCTCTCGTCGCAGGTGACCTCGCCCCCGGTGAGGTCTACTCCGCCCCCGCGCTGGGCGAGCGCTTCGGCGTGTCGGCGACCCCCGTGCGGGAGGCCATGCAGCAGCTCGCGAACGAGGGCGCGGTCGAGGTCGTACCGAACCGCGGCTTCCGCGTCATCCGGCGAGGGGCCCGTGAACTGGCCGAGCTGGCCGAGATCCGGGCCCTGGTCGAGATGCCGGTGATGCTGCGGCTGACCCGTACGGTGGCGGCGCCCTGCTGGGCGGAGCTGCGCGCGCTCGCCGACGCGACCGTGGCCGCCGCGGCCACCGGGGATCTCGCGCGCTACGCCGAGTCGGACCGTGTCTTCCACGCCGGGGTCCTCGCCCTGTCGGGCAACCGCCAGCTGGTGCAGCTCGCGGACGATCTCCACCGACGTGCGCAGTGGCCGCTGGCCGGAACCCCCACCCGGCGCCCCCGCGCCGACCTCCTGGCCGACGCCGGCCAGCACACCGCCCTCCTCGACGCGCTGACCAGGGGAGACGTCCCGACCGCCCAGTCCTTGATACGGGACCACTTCGCGGGCGCGTAACGGATCCGCCGGAACTGCCGGAGCTGCCGGACCTGCCGGGCCGCCTGGGTGTCGTTCGCCCGCGGGCCACGTGGGCGCGGGGCGCACCCTGCGGATGCGCCTTCATTCGAAAGCGCGCAGGACTCGAACCGCCGGCGTCAGGCCGTTGCCGCCGGTGGTGCCAACTGCCCCGCCAGCCACGTCGGTACGCCTCCGAGCAGTTTGAAGAGGCGGCCCGCCTCCGCCCGTAGCCGGGACGCCTCCGGTTCGGTCTCCGCGTCGGCGAGGGACGCCAGCGCCGGAGCCGTACCGACGAGGTAGCCCAACTCCTCGCGGATGCGCAGGGACTCGGCGAAGCCGTGCCGGGCCTCCGCCAGCTCGCCCTCGCGCAGTCCGAGTCCGGCGAGGTGGCGCCAGGTGAACGACAGGAGCAGCGGGTCGTCGTGCGCGGTGGCGCCCGCGTGGGCCCGGCGGTAGGCGGCGCGCGCGGACTGCGGGGAGTGCGCCAGGTTCTCCGCGAGCAGGCCGCGCCGGAAGTCCAGCAGCGCCCGCCCCTTGGCGCCCGGCGCGATCAGGGCCGCCGCCCGGCCGAGCGCGGCCCGTGCCTCGTCGGCGCGGTCGCGCACCGCCAGCAGCGTGGACGCGTACGCGAGCTGCCCGCGCTCGCACGCCGCCGCGCCCCGCTCGTCGTCACTCCGGGCCAGCGCCTCCGCCGTGCGCAGCGCGTCCTCCGCCTCCGCCCACCCCTGCTCGGTGTAGAGGCAGCGTTCGACGAGGAGGGACGCTCTCTGGAGAGCGGCCGATGCCGTGTGTGGTTCCAGGAGAGCGGCCGCGTCGGCCCAGCAGGCGCGCGAGCGCAGCCGCCATACCGCGGTCTGGAGTGGATCGTCCCCTGCAGTCGTTCCGTAACCAGACATGGCGGGATGCGCCACGTTGCCCTCCCCGAGCACGCCATTGAGCTGTTGAGTGGTGGCGGCATCTCAGCACGAATCAGCGCGCCCGGCCAAGGGGGTAGGTGAAGGATTTCACAAAGTCGTGTGTCGGAGAAGAGACTTGACGCCCGTCCCCGGCTCCCCGCCGCACCCGGGCGGCGGTGACCGCGCCGCCCGCGGCGCTGTGACCTCAGCTCATCCGCAGCGCGAGGAAGAAGTCCAGCTTGTCCTCGAGCCGGGAAAGATCTCGGCCCGTCAACTGCTCGATACGTCCGACCCGATAGCGCAGCGTGTTGACGTGCAGATGCAGCCGGGCCGCGCAGCGGGTCCAGGACCCGTCGCAGTCGAGGAACGCCTCCAGCGTCGGGATCAGCTCGGCGCGGTGCCGGCGGTCGTACTCGCGGAGCGGGTCCAGCAGCCGGGCCGTGAAGGCGCGGCGCACGTCGTCCGGTACGAAGGGCAGCAGCAGCACGTGCGACGCCAGCTCCTGGTGGCCCGCCGCGCACACCCGCCCGGGCCGGGCCGCCGCCACCCGCCGCGCGTGCCGTGCCTCCTCCAGGGCGCCGCGCAGGCCCTCCGCCGAGTGCACGGCCGCGCTGACGCCCAGCGTGAGCCGCCCGTCGCCGT
This sequence is a window from Streptomyces ortus. Protein-coding genes within it:
- a CDS encoding GntR family transcriptional regulator; the protein is MEKTGSREGYGSAAASSEPRPVEGRAGAGGGRSEGAAPRVPQQARSESRGGDSGRGGDTRQHGAGRAAAIPAAPVPPAGPVPLAAPPVAHAARGEHTHSETPIPQPRVVREGAREPRGAGGLPPAPAPGPAPASVPGLAFAVAAPRPVIQRVSVRGQVLDALRSALVAGDLAPGEVYSAPALGERFGVSATPVREAMQQLANEGAVEVVPNRGFRVIRRGARELAELAEIRALVEMPVMLRLTRTVAAPCWAELRALADATVAAAATGDLARYAESDRVFHAGVLALSGNRQLVQLADDLHRRAQWPLAGTPTRRPRADLLADAGQHTALLDALTRGDVPTAQSLIRDHFAGA